A single genomic interval of Corallococcus macrosporus harbors:
- a CDS encoding thioesterase II family protein, translating to MASASSPVLDRWFPSRKPLPEPRLRLFCLPFAGGSAAIYTPWSMALPTGVELCAVQLPGRERRLMEPAIKSLPELLDVLMPALTPLMDRPFALFGYSMGARIGLEVARTLKRQGGPKPLGFIAAAAPPPSHNEREPIHTLDDAGFIAKLREYDGTPEEVLQHKELLELILPTLRADFGLAWTENGQHTAPLDLPLSVYAGKGDKHVGLDLMEHWRAESTADVRIRHFDGGHFFIRSHGPQVLAAVREDLTRWMTAAT from the coding sequence ATGGCAAGCGCCTCCTCTCCCGTCCTCGATCGCTGGTTCCCCTCCCGCAAGCCGCTTCCGGAGCCGCGCCTGCGCCTGTTCTGCCTGCCCTTCGCCGGCGGCAGCGCGGCCATCTACACGCCGTGGAGCATGGCGCTGCCCACGGGGGTGGAGCTGTGCGCGGTGCAGTTGCCCGGCCGCGAGCGGCGCCTGATGGAGCCCGCCATCAAGTCGCTGCCGGAGCTGCTGGACGTGCTGATGCCGGCGCTGACGCCGCTGATGGACCGGCCCTTCGCGCTGTTCGGTTACAGCATGGGGGCGCGCATCGGCCTGGAGGTGGCCCGCACGCTGAAGCGCCAGGGCGGCCCGAAGCCGCTGGGCTTCATTGCCGCTGCGGCGCCTCCGCCGTCGCACAACGAGCGGGAGCCCATCCACACGCTGGATGATGCGGGCTTCATCGCGAAGCTGCGCGAGTACGACGGCACGCCGGAGGAGGTCCTCCAGCACAAGGAGCTGCTGGAGCTCATCCTCCCCACGCTGCGCGCGGACTTCGGGCTGGCCTGGACGGAGAACGGCCAGCACACGGCCCCGCTGGACCTCCCGCTGTCCGTGTACGCGGGCAAGGGGGACAAGCACGTGGGCCTGGACCTGATGGAGCACTGGCGCGCGGAGTCCACCGCCGACGTGCGCATCCGGCACTTCGACGGCGGCCACTTCTTCATCCGCTCGCACGGGCCGCAGGTGCTGGCGGCGGTGCGTGAGGACCTGACGCGCTGGATGACGGCCGCGACCTAG
- a CDS encoding Lrp/AsnC family transcriptional regulator, with the protein MDAMDRKILAQLQKDGRLSITELAARVHLSVSPCHRRVRALERSGAIRGYLALVDPAAVGLTFETLVFVTMQRGDADTVARFERAIASIPHVLQAERLFGDPDYLLRIVTADLPAFQKLYDERLGALPGVQRMRSTLVMKHVARDRQVPL; encoded by the coding sequence ATGGACGCCATGGATCGGAAGATTCTTGCTCAGCTCCAGAAGGACGGTCGCCTGAGCATCACGGAGCTGGCCGCTCGGGTGCACCTGAGTGTCTCCCCGTGTCATCGCCGGGTGCGGGCGCTGGAGCGGAGTGGCGCGATCCGCGGCTACCTTGCCCTGGTCGACCCCGCTGCGGTCGGCCTGACATTCGAGACGCTCGTCTTCGTGACCATGCAGCGGGGTGACGCCGATACAGTGGCCCGCTTCGAGCGGGCCATCGCGAGCATTCCGCACGTGCTTCAGGCCGAGCGGCTCTTCGGCGACCCCGACTACCTCCTGCGCATCGTGACGGCCGATCTGCCCGCATTCCAGAAGCTGTACGACGAGCGCCTTGGCGCCCTACCTGGCGTCCAACGAATGCGTTCCACCTTGGTGATGAAGCACGTCGCCCGCGACCGCCAGGTGCCACTCTGA
- a CDS encoding LysE family translocator, with protein sequence MIVAFWGVSLLFVITPGADWAFAITAGLRDRSVAPAVGGLMLGHFGMTLIVAAGVGTVVSEYPVVLTVLTMVGAAYLVRLGLAALKSPGIPEESKDAPPSAPWWARLLKGAGVSGTNPKVFLLFLALLPQFTIPDGNWSLSRQMAVLGLVHTLSCGAVYLCVGVAARAVLKARPVVARAVTRTSGVAMTVIGTLMLIERLAQR encoded by the coding sequence TTGATCGTCGCATTCTGGGGTGTGTCGCTCCTGTTCGTCATCACCCCGGGGGCGGACTGGGCCTTCGCGATCACCGCCGGCCTCCGTGACCGCTCGGTCGCGCCAGCGGTGGGAGGGCTCATGCTCGGCCACTTCGGAATGACACTCATCGTGGCTGCGGGCGTGGGGACGGTCGTGTCGGAGTACCCCGTCGTCCTCACCGTCCTGACAATGGTCGGTGCCGCGTACCTTGTGCGGTTGGGGCTCGCGGCACTGAAGAGCCCGGGCATCCCCGAGGAGTCCAAGGACGCTCCGCCGAGTGCTCCCTGGTGGGCTCGATTGCTCAAAGGCGCCGGCGTCAGTGGCACCAACCCCAAGGTGTTCCTTCTGTTTCTTGCACTGCTTCCGCAGTTCACGATCCCAGACGGGAACTGGTCCCTCTCGCGCCAGATGGCCGTGCTGGGACTGGTGCACACGCTCAGTTGCGGAGCGGTCTACCTCTGTGTGGGTGTTGCCGCGCGCGCCGTCCTGAAAGCGAGACCTGTCGTTGCGCGCGCCGTCACCCGCACCTCAGGGGTTGCCATGACCGTCATCGGCACGCTCATGCTCATTGAGCGTTTGGCGCAGCGCTGA
- a CDS encoding 4'-phosphopantetheinyl transferase family protein has translation MTSPPPSMPLDLRPDEVHVWLVEPERIEDPRLLEAYKALLDPGERERQRRFHFERHQRQYLVSHALVRLTLSRYAPVAPEAWRFVPNEYGRPAIVGPVGQWLRFNLSHTDGMALVAVGRDVDLGADIEDAERPGETVEIADHYFAKTEVQALRALPKELQRARFFEYWTLKEAYIKARGAGLSLPLDQFAFDLVPGQMPGIAFDPRMNDLPDVWQFMQHKPSARHQAAIAFRRPRGGALSVRWQHTVPLAGDMAPLIKTA, from the coding sequence ATGACGTCGCCCCCGCCCTCCATGCCCCTCGACCTGCGCCCCGATGAGGTCCACGTCTGGCTCGTCGAACCCGAGCGCATTGAAGACCCGCGTCTCCTGGAGGCCTACAAGGCCCTGCTGGACCCCGGCGAGCGCGAGCGGCAGCGGCGCTTCCACTTCGAGCGGCACCAGCGGCAGTACCTCGTGTCGCACGCGCTGGTGCGCCTGACGCTGTCGCGCTACGCGCCCGTCGCGCCGGAGGCCTGGCGCTTCGTCCCCAACGAGTACGGCCGTCCCGCAATCGTCGGGCCGGTGGGCCAGTGGCTGCGCTTCAACCTGAGCCACACCGACGGCATGGCCCTGGTCGCGGTGGGCCGGGACGTGGACCTGGGCGCGGACATCGAGGACGCGGAGCGGCCCGGCGAGACGGTGGAGATCGCCGACCACTACTTCGCGAAGACGGAGGTGCAGGCCCTGCGCGCATTGCCGAAGGAGCTCCAGCGCGCGCGCTTCTTCGAGTACTGGACCCTGAAGGAGGCCTACATCAAGGCGCGCGGCGCGGGCCTGTCCCTGCCGTTGGATCAGTTCGCCTTCGACCTGGTGCCGGGCCAGATGCCCGGCATCGCCTTCGACCCTCGGATGAACGACCTGCCGGACGTGTGGCAGTTCATGCAGCACAAGCCGTCCGCGCGGCACCAGGCGGCGATTGCCTTCCGCAGGCCCCGGGGCGGGGCGCTCTCCGTGCGCTGGCAGCACACCGTGCCGCTCGCCGGAGACATGGCCCCGCTCATCAAGACGGCCTGA